From the Chloroflexus aurantiacus J-10-fl genome, one window contains:
- a CDS encoding potassium/proton antiporter gives MTTEPLLLITGLLLAISVAATRASNRFGVPALILFMAVGMLAGSDGPGGIAFTDAGVAQLIGVIALIYILFSGGLDTDWQIIKPVLTEGLILANVGVLVSTVIVAVGAHFMLGFDWPLALLLGAIVSSTDAAAVFSVMRTRGIHLKHRLEPLIELESGSNDPIAVFLTIGLTNLVINPQASLLTLIPSFIIQMILGAAGGYAFGRLMIWVVNRIRLQQEGLYVVLTMALTLLTYGFTAIIGGNGFLAVYLAGIILGNANIVHKRSILRFHDGVAWLSQIAMFLILGLLVFPSQLPAVAGQGLAMALWLVFVARPVSVIIALGWKRRSLPQLLMIAWAGLRGAVPIVLATFPLLAGVPDAPLLFNLVFFIVLISVLLQGISIGWVARRLGVMTDQAEVIDSHLFVPEVSGASQILEAQIPPDSALVGKSLIDADLPRGLLIVQIQRADGYIIPNGSTVFAPNDRLVLLVAPTAMPAVTELCASCSLNPIGSLLK, from the coding sequence ATGACAACTGAACCCCTCTTACTCATAACCGGTCTCCTATTGGCGATTAGTGTTGCTGCGACCCGTGCCTCAAACCGGTTTGGTGTACCGGCACTGATCCTGTTTATGGCAGTCGGTATGCTGGCCGGTTCTGACGGGCCGGGCGGTATTGCGTTTACCGATGCCGGAGTAGCCCAACTGATCGGGGTGATTGCGCTGATCTACATCCTCTTTTCAGGAGGACTGGACACCGACTGGCAGATTATCAAACCAGTCCTGACCGAGGGTTTGATTCTGGCGAATGTTGGTGTGCTGGTCAGCACCGTGATTGTTGCGGTTGGTGCCCACTTTATGCTCGGCTTTGACTGGCCCCTTGCCCTGCTTCTCGGCGCAATCGTCTCGTCCACCGACGCGGCGGCGGTCTTTAGTGTCATGCGCACGCGAGGGATACATCTCAAGCATCGGCTTGAACCACTCATCGAGCTGGAGTCGGGAAGTAATGACCCGATTGCGGTCTTTCTCACCATCGGCTTAACCAACCTGGTGATCAACCCACAGGCATCGCTACTGACCCTTATCCCGTCTTTTATCATACAGATGATCCTCGGTGCTGCCGGTGGGTACGCCTTTGGCCGGTTGATGATCTGGGTGGTCAACCGCATCCGGCTGCAACAGGAAGGGCTGTACGTGGTACTGACGATGGCCCTGACCCTGCTAACCTATGGCTTCACAGCGATCATCGGCGGCAATGGCTTTCTGGCGGTCTATCTGGCAGGTATCATTCTGGGCAATGCCAATATTGTTCACAAACGGTCTATTCTCCGTTTCCACGATGGTGTAGCGTGGCTCAGCCAGATTGCCATGTTCTTGATTTTGGGACTGCTGGTCTTTCCATCGCAGCTACCGGCAGTGGCCGGGCAGGGACTGGCAATGGCACTCTGGCTCGTCTTCGTCGCCCGACCGGTCTCGGTCATTATCGCCCTGGGCTGGAAACGTCGCTCATTACCGCAACTATTGATGATAGCCTGGGCTGGATTGCGGGGAGCAGTTCCGATTGTGCTGGCAACCTTCCCGCTGCTGGCCGGCGTTCCCGATGCGCCGCTCCTGTTCAACCTGGTCTTCTTCATCGTCCTGATCTCAGTCCTCTTGCAAGGTATCTCTATCGGCTGGGTCGCCCGTCGCCTGGGCGTGATGACCGATCAGGCCGAAGTGATAGACAGCCACCTCTTCGTGCCAGAAGTCAGTGGAGCCAGTCAAATCCTGGAAGCACAAATTCCGCCAGACTCAGCACTGGTTGGCAAATCGCTGATCGACGCCGATCTCCCACGCGGCTTACTTATCGTGCAGATTCAGCGTGCAGACGGCTACATTATCCCGAACGGCAGTACTGTCTTTGCGCCTAATGATCGGCTGGTATTACTGGTGGCACCCACCGCGATGCCGGCGGTGACTGAGCTGTGCGCCAGTTGTAGTCTGAATCCCATCGGCTCACTGTTGAAGTGA
- the phoU gene encoding phosphate signaling complex protein PhoU → MRPREHFDQELDALRKQVLDFGNAVVGALDRAITALEKGDVELAQAVVAGDAAFNEARDAIEQHAVNLIATQQPVARDLRRIVAAMAISYELERIADYAKSTAKMVAGSPDPNRGALHAPPDLVALGRVARANLERTLAALGNGNPDAIKEIILNEDEIDHEYKRLKRALVSQLTPPEIADLLFIAHNFERVSDRALNMAEKMIFVSSGNQVELND, encoded by the coding sequence ATGCGACCGCGAGAACATTTCGATCAGGAATTGGATGCCTTGCGTAAGCAGGTGTTGGATTTTGGGAATGCGGTGGTCGGGGCACTGGATCGGGCTATTACGGCGTTGGAAAAGGGTGACGTGGAGCTGGCGCAAGCGGTTGTTGCCGGCGATGCTGCGTTCAATGAGGCAAGGGACGCGATTGAGCAGCATGCGGTGAATCTGATCGCGACCCAGCAGCCGGTGGCCCGTGATTTGCGCCGGATTGTTGCCGCTATGGCGATCAGTTATGAGTTGGAACGGATCGCCGATTATGCGAAGAGTACGGCAAAGATGGTGGCCGGTAGCCCTGACCCGAACCGCGGTGCATTGCATGCGCCGCCTGATCTGGTTGCGCTTGGTCGGGTGGCCCGCGCTAATCTTGAACGCACCCTGGCAGCGCTGGGAAATGGTAATCCCGATGCGATTAAGGAGATCATTCTCAATGAGGATGAGATTGATCACGAGTATAAGCGGTTGAAGCGTGCGCTGGTGTCCCAACTGACGCCGCCAGAGATCGCCGATCTGCTGTTCATTGCCCATAATTTCGAGCGCGTTTCAGATCGGGCACTGAATATGGCCGAAAAGATGATTTTTGTTAGTAGTGGTAATCAGGTAGAGTTGAACGATTAA
- a CDS encoding thermonuclease family protein yields MVQRIFTIFFIQIIFFISGCSRPVATEQTSLSDYPPLPDNLTRAQVVRVVDGDTIIVRIGRDEERVRLIGINTPESADPRRPVECFGKEAASNARKLVDRQTVLLEDDPSQDSRDRFGRLLRYVWLEDGRMVNLEQIRQGYAYEYTYDVPYRYQAIFRAAEAEARNAQRGLWAPETCNGQR; encoded by the coding sequence GTGGTACAGCGTATCTTCACCATCTTCTTTATACAGATCATCTTCTTCATCAGTGGATGCAGCCGACCGGTGGCGACAGAGCAAACCAGCCTCAGCGACTACCCACCACTTCCCGACAACCTGACGCGCGCCCAGGTTGTCCGCGTCGTCGATGGCGACACCATCATCGTGCGGATCGGGCGGGATGAAGAGCGGGTACGGCTAATTGGCATCAACACCCCAGAGTCGGCCGATCCGCGGCGACCGGTCGAGTGTTTCGGGAAAGAAGCGGCGAGCAATGCGCGCAAACTCGTAGACAGACAAACCGTCCTGCTAGAAGACGACCCCTCACAAGACTCACGAGATCGGTTTGGCCGCCTCCTGCGCTACGTCTGGCTCGAAGACGGACGCATGGTCAATCTGGAACAGATTCGACAAGGGTACGCCTACGAATACACCTACGACGTGCCATACCGCTATCAAGCGATCTTCCGGGCCGCCGAAGCGGAAGCCCGCAACGCCCAGCGCGGGCTATGGGCACCGGAGACGTGCAACGGCCAGCGGTGA